In Pseudomonas rhizosphaerae, one DNA window encodes the following:
- a CDS encoding YeaC family protein, with protein sequence MSSFAHMIENITPDIYESLKLAVEIGKWSDGRKLTAEQKELTLQAIIAWEAKNLPEDQRTGYMGPQECASKSAPIENILFKSDSIH encoded by the coding sequence ATGTCGTCATTCGCCCACATGATCGAAAACATCACCCCTGATATTTACGAAAGCCTGAAGCTGGCGGTCGAGATCGGCAAATGGTCCGACGGCCGCAAGCTGACCGCCGAGCAAAAGGAACTGACCCTGCAGGCGATCATCGCCTGGGAAGCCAAGAACCTGCCCGAAGACCAGCGCACCGGCTACATGGGCCCGCAGGAATGCGCCTCGAAGTCCGCGCCGATCGAGAACATCCTGTTCAAGTCGGACTCGATCCATTGA